The Gemella haemolysans ATCC 10379 genome contains the following window.
GATAATTGTTGCTGGTGTTATACTTTTTAAAAAGGAATATTAATAAAGAAAATGATTGTTTGAAAAAATCTCAAACAATCATTTTGCGTTAATTCAATGAATTTTAATACATTCTCTTGAAATAGTTCTAAAAAAACAAAAAATTCAGACAAATCAGTTTATTATATGTAAATATAATGTTATAATAGTAATGTTGAAAAGAAATTAATAAAATGAGGTATTGTTTAATGATGAAAATTGAAACTAAATTAGCTCAATTAGGAAATAGAAAAGATAAAGTAACCGGTGCTATTGTAACTCCGATATACTTATCTACCGCATATGCGCATCCTGGACTAGGAGAGAGTACAGGTTATGATTACACAAGAACAAAAAATCCTACTCGTACAATTTTAGAAGAAGGATTGTGCGAACTTGAAGAAGGGTGTCGTGCGATAGTAACGAGTTCAGGTATGAGTGCAATTCAATTAGTCTTTGAATTATTTGAATTAAATAGTGAATTTCTTGTTTCTAGAGATTTATACGGTGGAAGTTTTAGATATTTTGATGAACTTGAACGTAAAGGTGCACAGAAGTTTGTCTATTTTACAGATGAAGAAGATCTTGAAGTGAAAATTACAGAAAATACAAAGGCTGTATTTATAGAAACACCAACTAATCCATTGATGCAAGAAGTTGATATTGAAAAAATTGCTAAGATTGCTAAAGAAAAAAATGCTTTATTAATAGTAGATAATACTTTATTAACACCATTAAGACAGAAACCATTAACTATAGGGGCAGATATTGTTGTTCATTCGGCTACAAAATATTTAACAGGACATAACGATATTTTAGCTGGAGCTGTAATTACTAATAATGAAGAAGTTGGAGAAAGATTAGCAT
Protein-coding sequences here:
- a CDS encoding aminotransferase class I/II-fold pyridoxal phosphate-dependent enzyme gives rise to the protein MMKIETKLAQLGNRKDKVTGAIVTPIYLSTAYAHPGLGESTGYDYTRTKNPTRTILEEGLCELEEGCRAIVTSSGMSAIQLVFELFELNSEFLVSRDLYGGSFRYFDELERKGAQKFVYFTDEEDLEVKITENTKAVFIETPTNPLMQEVDIEKIAKIAKEKNALLIVDNTLLTPLRQKPLTIGADIVVHSATKYLTGHNDILAGAVITNNEEVGERLAWISNTTGAVLSSFDSWLFIRSLKTLPLRFNQQEKNAMKLAKELEKNPNVKEVLYPNRGAMLSFKLHDASKIDKFLRSLKIAIFAESLGGVETLVTYPTTQTHFDIPEELRLSYGLTPDLLRISVGIEDIEDLLEDFTQALEV